The proteins below come from a single Drosophila miranda strain MSH22 chromosome Y unlocalized genomic scaffold, D.miranda_PacBio2.1 Contig_Y1_pilon, whole genome shotgun sequence genomic window:
- the LOC117190721 gene encoding glucose-6-phosphate exchanger SLC37A2-like — protein sequence MSAITCAESRFRWSNRFSRETVPLRWQPSCTKARTVAMLLLMDPMPPNFGMLDSAFLFTYAIAMFASGFVAERVSLRYVLSMGMILTGIFTYMFGIARTSNIHSLWYFILIQICAGIFQTTGWPGVVTLVGRWFGKSNRGLIFGIWNSHTSIGNILGTLRAVGFLLFLFLVDQPEIVGCYPDSVPHERRVTNDSDEEQVRHNDAEISYRSTPTERTPILARSQSQNHQREHGAGRPISLIDALYIPGVAEFSLCLFFTKLVSYTFMYWLPLYIQSSSTLGPTLSADLSTLFDVGGIFGAIAAGYLSDLTGMSATICMGISGARTAPWRAMPTLWPL from the exons ATGTCTGCTATCACATGTGCCGAAAGCCGATTTCGGTGGTCAAATCGGTTCTCCAGGGAAACTGTTCCTCTGCGCTGGCAGCCCAGCTGCACGAAGGCCAGGACTGTGGCTATGCTCCTTTTG ATGGACCCGATGCCACCAAACTTCGGCATGCTGGACTCGGCGTTTCTCTTCACTTATGCCATTGCCATGTTTGCGTCTGGTTTTGTGGCGGAGCGCGTTTCCCTGCGCTACGTTCTGTCAATGGGAATGATCCTCACTGGCATCTTCACGTACATGTTTGGCATTGCCCGCACCTCCAATATACACAGTCTCTGGTACTTTATCCTTATCCAGATCTGTGCCGGCATATTCCAGACCACGGGATGGCCAGGCGTGGTCACGCTGGTGGGTCGCTGGTTTGGCAAATCAAATCGCGGCCTCATATTTGGCATCTGGAACAGTCACACGTCCATTGGCAACATATTGGGCACCTTAAGAGCGGTTGGTTTTCTACTCTTCCTGTTCCTGGTGGATCAGCCGGAGATTGTGGGATGCTATCCGGACAGCGTGCCGCACGAGCGTCGCGTTACCAACGACTCGGACGAGGAGCAAGTGCGCCACAACGATGCC GAAATCAGCTACAGATCGACGCCAACGGAACGCACACCAATCTTGGCTCGTTCCCAGTCGCAGAACCATCAGAGGGAGCACGGAGCTGGTCGTCCCATCAGCCTCATCGATGCTCTATATATACCCGGCGTTGCGGAGTTCTCGTTATGTTTGTTCTTCACCAAGCTGGTCAGCTATACATTCATGTACTGGCTGCCCTTGTACATACAGTCTTCCA GCACATTGGGTCCCACTCTGTCCGCTGATCTGTCTACGCTCTTTGATGTGGGTGGCATTTTCGGGGCCATAGCTGCGGGCTACTTATCCGATCTGACTGGAATGTCGGCCACCATCTGCATGGGCATT AGCGGGGCCAGGACAGCTCCTTGGAGGGCAATGCCAACGCTCTGGCCACTGTGA
- the LOC117191537 gene encoding SAGA-associated factor 29-like, whose translation MLETSQEEATIRAALAKIHEIRSIRNERRIQARNAGNKEAIRRGTFMKMVQLSAQTLPLFVSKPGERAQALCRAIPAEGNYVAKVGDNVAALAKGIDEEENWILAEVVQFLHRQNNDVIDN comes from the exons ATGTTGGAGACCTCGCAGGAGGAGGCCACCATTAGAGCCGCTCTAGCAAAAATCCACGAAATTCGGAGCATTCGCAATGAACGTCGCATTCAGG CTCGGAATGCTGGCAACAAAGAAGCCATTCGTCGCGGAACATTCATGAAAATGGTGCAGCTCTCTGCCCAAACTTTGCCTTTGTTTGTGAGCAAACCAGGCGAACGGGCTCAAGCCTTGTGTAGAGCAATTCCAGCCGAGGGAAACTACGTGGCCAAA GTGGGCGACAACGTAGCCGCTTTGGCAAAGGGCATCGATGAAGAGGAGAACTGGATACTGGCAGAGGTGGTTCAGTTTTTGCATCGCCAAAATAACGACGTGATTGACAATTGA